The following proteins come from a genomic window of Myroides odoratus DSM 2801:
- a CDS encoding aminotransferase-like domain-containing protein — translation MNQKYIYVDLADQLAHQIRKGVLKEGDRMPSIRTLCKTHNISMNTAKRVYLELESESLVQAIPQSGYFVSHVNYTHFPLPQASNPTPLADSTIPKDIINKVYANMGNEALTLFSFNSLYGEFLPSAQMKKEIVQASKALTYGGIDYESVQGNLNLRRMIASRSMSWGGNLTEDDIVTTNGSINAISLCLLALGKSGDTVAIESPCYPGIFQLALDLGFKVVELPTDPVTGVNIEALEQACSTIDICLLVSNYSTPFGSCMPTENKKKIVALLEAHQIPLIEDDVYGDLNFNGKRPMCCKAFDTTGNVLLCSSISKTLAPGYRVGWVSAGKYQDKIIQQKLIHAISSPAIVQEAVANFIKSGKYEKHLRKLRQSVFANYQKILAVILEDFPSGTKVSRPEGGLSLWVEFDQRVNTLKLYDLCIKEGISIAPGRMFTVQHQFQNCIRISIGLPWSEEIEQQLKRVGALSLQTF, via the coding sequence ATGAATCAGAAATATATTTACGTAGACTTAGCAGATCAATTAGCCCATCAAATTCGAAAAGGGGTGCTCAAAGAAGGCGATCGAATGCCTTCAATTCGCACGTTGTGTAAAACGCACAACATTAGTATGAATACAGCAAAACGCGTGTATCTAGAATTGGAATCAGAATCACTGGTACAAGCTATTCCCCAATCAGGCTATTTTGTTAGTCACGTCAACTATACCCATTTTCCTTTACCTCAAGCAAGTAATCCTACACCCTTAGCGGATAGTACAATTCCAAAGGACATTATTAATAAAGTTTATGCTAATATGGGAAATGAAGCGCTGACTTTATTTTCGTTTAATTCACTCTATGGCGAGTTTCTCCCTAGTGCACAAATGAAAAAGGAAATTGTACAGGCGAGTAAAGCCTTAACTTATGGCGGAATTGATTACGAATCTGTGCAGGGAAATCTCAATTTACGCCGTATGATTGCTTCGCGTTCCATGAGTTGGGGCGGGAATTTAACGGAAGATGATATTGTAACAACCAATGGGAGTATCAATGCTATCTCGCTTTGTCTTTTGGCTCTAGGAAAGTCTGGAGATACGGTAGCGATTGAAAGCCCGTGTTACCCAGGTATTTTTCAATTGGCTCTTGATTTGGGATTCAAAGTGGTAGAATTACCCACGGATCCTGTTACGGGAGTGAATATAGAAGCACTAGAACAAGCTTGCTCAACCATCGATATTTGCTTGTTGGTATCCAATTATAGCACCCCTTTTGGCAGCTGTATGCCTACTGAAAACAAAAAGAAAATTGTAGCCTTATTAGAGGCGCACCAAATACCGTTAATTGAAGATGATGTCTATGGGGATTTAAACTTCAATGGCAAACGCCCGATGTGTTGTAAGGCTTTTGATACTACAGGGAATGTATTGTTGTGTAGTTCCATCTCTAAAACACTAGCTCCAGGTTATCGTGTGGGTTGGGTAAGTGCGGGAAAATACCAAGATAAAATAATCCAACAAAAATTAATTCACGCTATTTCCTCTCCAGCCATTGTACAAGAAGCTGTCGCTAATTTTATAAAATCTGGCAAATACGAGAAACACTTGCGCAAGTTGAGACAAAGTGTCTTTGCAAATTACCAGAAGATACTAGCTGTTATTTTGGAAGATTTCCCGAGTGGCACGAAAGTTAGTCGCCCAGAGGGAGGATTGTCGTTGTGGGTGGAGTTTGACCAAAGAGTGAATACACTAAAGCTATATGATCTATGTATCAAAGAAGGGATTAGTATTGCTCCAGGGCGAATGTTTACTGTACAACACCAATTTCAAAACTGTATCCGAATTAGTATTGGATTACCTTGGTCTGAAGAGATAGAGCAACAACTCAAGAGAGTAGGGGCATTGAGTTTGCAAACCTTTTAG
- a CDS encoding DMT family transporter — protein MKTTVTATASNGWMNGLIGVLLFSGSMPATKVAVLSLDPVFVTLVRALIAAILAALFLFYTKATWPSKQESQSLLLVSAGAVIGFPLLSSLALQHMTAARSLVFVGTLPLSTAIFAVLRGKERPKPLFWLFAFLGSTLVVGFAYMQHATSSLTGDLLMLAAIVLCGLAYAEGAVLTKTMGGSQVISWAIIFALPVLVPTFFFFIPASLETIQIDTWVSLLYLGTMSMFTGFIFWYKGLAQGGIATVGQLQLLQPFFGLALAAFFLKEYISIGMIGVTLGVVLCVAASKKFA, from the coding sequence ATGAAAACAACAGTAACTGCCACTGCTTCGAATGGATGGATGAACGGATTAATTGGCGTACTTTTATTTAGTGGATCCATGCCTGCAACAAAAGTTGCTGTATTGAGCTTAGATCCCGTTTTTGTAACCCTTGTACGCGCATTAATCGCTGCTATACTTGCTGCGCTTTTCTTGTTCTATACAAAAGCAACTTGGCCAAGCAAGCAAGAATCACAATCGCTTTTATTGGTATCTGCAGGTGCAGTTATCGGTTTTCCTCTTTTATCCTCTTTGGCTTTACAACATATGACCGCAGCGAGGTCTTTAGTTTTTGTGGGAACCTTGCCTTTGAGTACCGCTATTTTTGCGGTCTTACGAGGAAAAGAACGCCCTAAACCTTTATTCTGGCTTTTTGCTTTTTTGGGTAGTACACTCGTAGTAGGATTTGCTTATATGCAACATGCAACAAGTTCCTTGACGGGGGATTTATTAATGCTCGCTGCTATTGTGTTATGCGGATTAGCTTATGCAGAAGGAGCGGTACTGACTAAAACCATGGGAGGAAGTCAAGTGATCTCTTGGGCAATTATTTTTGCTTTACCTGTGTTGGTTCCTACTTTTTTCTTCTTTATTCCAGCTTCTCTAGAAACCATACAAATAGACACTTGGGTAAGTTTACTTTATCTAGGGACAATGAGCATGTTTACTGGGTTCATTTTTTGGTATAAAGGACTCGCACAAGGGGGAATTGCAACAGTAGGACAATTGCAACTATTACAGCCCTTTTTCGGTTTAGCTTTAGCTGCCTTTTTCTTAAAAGAATATATCTCAATTGGGATGATTGGCGTTACCTTAGGAGTCGTTTTATGTGTTGCTGCAAGTAAGAAGTTTGCGTAA
- a CDS encoding MFS transporter, with protein MMLKNKWFLLFILLLATILSPLDFYIVNLALPAIQQSLQATNSELQMIVSFYTCAYAVFQISGGRLGDIYGRKNVFILGLFGFVFFSALCGCAQSSTMMIVGRIGQGVSGAIMIPQVLAIVQGIFNEKEKRLVMALYSFTFGIAAALGQYLGALLIEWNLFDLGWRIIFLVNLPVGILALLLALVALPKQEIKTGETIDYQGTLFLTLGLMSFIYPLTTGIEDGITLHTVGYLLSAIIFMYLFVRLEKKRKREGKSVLVDFDIFQYRNLKLGVIISFLYYASGVFYLVFGIYLQKEWHWSSMEAGKAIIPFGVGFIVMSLCSSILSKYLKEALLSVGLMLYMLGFILLMITLYQYHPVVFKVNLFVIGCGMGLTLASVVRLSLSNIPIQFAGLASGAVNCGLQIGSAFGVAALGSVFFALVEIKNYTFAFAFVLGLICLLLLLAFSLSLRMRKGRGE; from the coding sequence ATGATGCTGAAAAACAAATGGTTTCTGTTGTTTATTTTATTACTAGCAACGATTTTATCTCCCTTAGATTTTTATATTGTCAATTTAGCCTTGCCTGCGATACAACAATCCCTCCAAGCTACTAATAGTGAACTGCAGATGATTGTTTCCTTTTATACCTGTGCTTATGCCGTATTTCAAATATCTGGAGGGCGATTGGGCGATATTTATGGGCGAAAAAATGTGTTTATACTAGGACTTTTTGGGTTTGTCTTTTTTTCCGCCCTTTGTGGATGTGCTCAATCCTCGACGATGATGATTGTTGGGCGTATTGGTCAAGGAGTCTCCGGTGCGATTATGATTCCACAAGTACTCGCAATTGTTCAGGGAATATTCAATGAAAAAGAAAAGCGATTGGTCATGGCTTTGTATAGTTTTACTTTTGGTATTGCTGCGGCCTTGGGGCAATATTTAGGCGCTTTGCTCATCGAATGGAATCTATTTGATTTGGGATGGCGTATTATCTTTCTCGTCAATCTTCCTGTAGGGATTTTGGCCTTGCTCTTGGCACTTGTCGCTTTACCTAAACAAGAAATAAAAACAGGAGAGACTATTGATTACCAAGGAACCTTATTCCTGACGTTAGGTTTAATGAGTTTTATTTATCCTTTAACCACTGGTATTGAAGATGGAATTACCTTACACACAGTGGGGTATTTACTCAGTGCGATTATTTTTATGTATCTGTTTGTTCGACTTGAAAAAAAGAGAAAAAGAGAGGGTAAAAGTGTATTGGTCGATTTTGATATTTTTCAATACAGAAATTTAAAATTGGGAGTAATCATTAGCTTTTTGTATTATGCAAGTGGGGTGTTTTACTTGGTTTTTGGGATCTATTTACAAAAAGAATGGCATTGGAGTAGCATGGAAGCAGGAAAAGCCATTATTCCTTTTGGTGTTGGATTTATTGTCATGTCTTTGTGTTCTTCTATACTTAGCAAATACCTCAAAGAGGCACTTTTATCCGTAGGATTAATGCTGTATATGTTGGGGTTTATTCTTTTGATGATTACGTTATATCAATATCACCCTGTTGTATTTAAAGTAAATTTATTTGTAATCGGTTGTGGGATGGGGCTAACCTTAGCCTCTGTTGTTCGCCTTAGTTTAAGCAATATACCTATTCAATTTGCTGGCTTAGCTTCCGGTGCAGTTAATTGTGGACTGCAAATCGGTTCTGCCTTTGGAGTGGCTGCTTTGGGAAGTGTGTTTTTTGCTCTAGTTGAAATAAAAAATTACACCTTTGCTTTTGCCTTCGTTTTAGGATTGATTTGCTTGTTATTGCTGCTTGCGTTTTCCTTGAGTCTTAGGATGAGGAAAGGTAGGGGCGAATGA
- a CDS encoding ABC transporter ATP-binding protein, translating to MSEKLLEVQNISFHYPSRAILNDVSIQVHPQQFVGIVGSNGCGKSTLLKIVYRVLKAKEGRVFYKGVPMQQYSLKQMARKIAVVGQFNDTPFDATVLDVVLMGRIPFKSKWQAFNEEDYQLALASLEKVDMLAYQNTALSMLSGGEKQRVFLARALTQQPELIILDEPTNHLDIRFQLEILKIVKSLRLGVLATMHDLSLIANFCDYIYALKDTQVYCSGKPVDLLTPEQIQFIFGVNCNVIRTEKNELFFSYY from the coding sequence ATGAGTGAAAAGCTATTAGAAGTGCAGAATATTTCATTTCATTATCCGTCAAGAGCGATTTTAAACGACGTTAGTATTCAAGTCCACCCCCAACAATTTGTAGGAATCGTTGGCAGTAATGGCTGTGGAAAATCTACCTTATTGAAAATTGTATATCGCGTATTGAAGGCCAAAGAAGGCCGCGTTTTCTATAAGGGAGTTCCCATGCAACAGTATAGCTTGAAACAAATGGCACGAAAAATTGCTGTAGTTGGACAATTTAACGACACCCCTTTTGATGCCACTGTTTTAGACGTGGTTTTAATGGGGCGAATTCCCTTTAAATCAAAATGGCAAGCCTTCAATGAGGAGGATTATCAATTGGCTTTGGCAAGTTTAGAAAAAGTGGATATGCTAGCGTATCAAAATACGGCTTTATCCATGTTGTCCGGAGGAGAAAAACAACGTGTTTTCTTAGCAAGGGCCCTGACACAACAACCCGAGTTAATCATCCTAGATGAACCAACCAATCACTTGGATATTCGCTTTCAATTGGAAATTTTAAAAATTGTCAAATCCCTTCGTCTTGGTGTCTTAGCAACCATGCACGATTTGTCGTTGATCGCTAATTTTTGCGATTATATCTATGCCCTAAAAGATACTCAAGTATACTGTAGTGGAAAACCTGTTGACTTGTTGACACCGGAGCAAATTCAATTTATTTTTGGCGTGAATTGCAATGTAATTCGAACAGAAAAGAACGAATTGTTTTTCAGCTATTATTAA
- a CDS encoding FecCD family ABC transporter permease — protein sequence MKQRKRKYGYLVCLLFAVGSMALWAVLSGQITITTQDVWAILAAESPAKLISQEGIQLDIIQEVLWTMRMPRVAMAIVVGAALSIGGVVMQSTVQNPLADPFLLGISSGASLGATVAIVLGWGISSFWGIPLMAFLGACGATLFIFALSIQNRGVSTLYLILAGTVINAFCAALSNALVYVAEDSEKVRAVAFWSMGSLAQVSWLEVGIIFIALLVILGYFLLHAKALDAMMMGNESAITLGINPNKQRLILILLVTLLTSLVVSFCGVIGFVGLTIPHIVRNLVGSKHHWTLLFSAVLGALFLVGADWLSRVLIPQSEVAIGIVTALIGCPIFALILVTNKKKAS from the coding sequence ATGAAACAAAGAAAAAGAAAATACGGTTATTTGGTTTGCCTTCTTTTTGCCGTTGGGAGTATGGCCCTTTGGGCTGTATTATCGGGTCAGATTACCATAACCACTCAAGATGTATGGGCGATTTTAGCTGCAGAATCACCAGCGAAGTTAATTTCACAAGAAGGCATTCAATTGGATATTATTCAAGAAGTATTGTGGACCATGCGCATGCCTAGAGTGGCTATGGCTATTGTTGTAGGAGCGGCTTTATCTATCGGAGGGGTTGTGATGCAATCAACCGTACAGAATCCATTGGCAGATCCCTTTCTATTGGGGATTTCTTCTGGTGCTTCTTTAGGAGCAACTGTGGCTATTGTTTTAGGATGGGGCATCAGTAGCTTTTGGGGAATCCCCTTGATGGCTTTTCTTGGTGCGTGTGGAGCAACCTTATTTATTTTTGCACTGAGTATCCAAAATCGAGGCGTATCAACCTTGTATTTGATTCTCGCAGGAACGGTAATCAATGCATTCTGTGCCGCACTTTCCAACGCTCTAGTATATGTAGCGGAAGATAGTGAAAAGGTGAGAGCTGTTGCTTTTTGGAGTATGGGCAGTTTAGCACAAGTAAGTTGGCTCGAAGTGGGCATTATCTTCATAGCGCTTCTTGTGATATTGGGGTATTTCTTATTACATGCCAAAGCGTTAGACGCTATGATGATGGGAAATGAATCGGCCATTACTTTGGGAATTAACCCCAATAAACAACGCCTTATATTGATTTTGTTGGTTACGCTACTAACTAGTTTAGTCGTTTCTTTTTGTGGCGTGATTGGGTTCGTTGGTTTGACCATTCCTCATATTGTGCGAAATTTGGTTGGTAGTAAACACCATTGGACGCTGTTGTTTAGTGCGGTACTAGGCGCTTTATTTTTAGTTGGAGCCGATTGGTTATCGCGTGTTTTAATTCCACAAAGCGAAGTTGCCATTGGTATTGTAACCGCATTAATCGGTTGTCCAATATTTGCCTTAATCCTTGTAACGAATAAAAAGAAAGCATCATGA
- a CDS encoding ABC transporter substrate-binding protein — MRTCGGLLFGTFLLCLVGYGQTADRVVLFGQPALEMVKRFGGKENVVGVGYLDHKSKKGEEVGWPILTSLWPSIESIIQTRPTHLFGMESAFKDKRSGSPSFWQEKKIKVIPVFDFNQPRTLSVFFRDLEAFGTVFHKEKEVKQFIEQETQKITQLKAKVAKTSKAKEKRVLFLANVRSSDIFYCYTQDKCIIGSLLEDFNVTFLTSETMVIPISLEYLIRLNPDYLILSSFQANSLPELLRYFQEHPVLKRLDAVKNKRLITVDYSNAVSGGLEFVALYEQLIHLLYPE, encoded by the coding sequence ATGAGAACGTGTGGTGGACTCCTTTTTGGAACTTTTCTTCTTTGCCTTGTCGGTTATGGTCAAACGGCAGATCGGGTGGTTTTATTTGGTCAACCTGCTTTAGAGATGGTGAAGCGCTTTGGCGGAAAAGAAAACGTTGTGGGGGTGGGATATTTGGATCATAAGAGTAAAAAAGGAGAGGAGGTAGGTTGGCCTATTTTGACTTCCTTATGGCCTTCTATTGAATCGATTATTCAAACTCGTCCTACTCATCTTTTTGGAATGGAATCTGCGTTTAAGGATAAGCGCAGTGGAAGCCCCTCTTTTTGGCAAGAGAAAAAGATAAAAGTAATACCTGTTTTTGATTTCAATCAACCGCGAACATTATCTGTATTCTTTCGCGATTTAGAAGCTTTTGGTACCGTTTTTCACAAGGAGAAAGAAGTAAAGCAATTTATTGAACAAGAGACTCAGAAAATCACTCAACTCAAAGCAAAAGTTGCAAAAACCTCAAAAGCAAAAGAAAAACGCGTCCTTTTTTTAGCTAACGTTCGATCGAGTGATATTTTTTATTGTTACACCCAAGATAAATGTATCATCGGATCGTTATTAGAAGATTTCAACGTAACGTTTTTGACAAGTGAGACGATGGTGATTCCCATTTCTTTAGAATATTTAATTCGGTTAAATCCAGATTATTTGATTCTATCTAGTTTTCAAGCAAATAGCTTGCCTGAATTACTTCGTTATTTTCAAGAACATCCCGTGCTCAAACGCTTGGATGCAGTAAAAAATAAACGGCTCATTACTGTTGATTATTCTAATGCAGTGAGTGGAGGACTAGAATTTGTGGCTTTATATGAACAATTAATCCATTTATTATACCCGGAATGA
- a CDS encoding TonB-dependent siderophore receptor: MKKSVIRLSLLFLLQGSVAWAQEAQDSLAITTRQLDQVVITLDENPWVKTKPSTSLRLNQAIINIPQNIQVLSSELIAARQITTLTDGIIRNVSGAVRLEEWGDVYARINMRGSRASAFRNGMNVSSTYGPMAEDMSMVERIEFVKGPAGFMMSNGEPSGIYNVVTKTPTEQTRQKLELNYGSYDFMRASADIEGKLTPVTEQVFYRLNLMGSSKNGYRDYQENQRLAFAPSFLFKLSDKTSLTAAYSYQRLKLSDFGADYLFSKAGFATLPRKRTFGDPGFEPSIMNDHSLNTHLKTQLDTRWTLQAQVGYFKFNQEGQYMWVTHIDDAGDFVRTSNLWDAENKALVGQVFVTGEWKTGKIKHNILAGLDLGHKRYLVDWSQKFDYDSIGSFNIYNTAYQKPIYGYPNFDRSQPLKQRVAQFGIGQADVGQSYTGIYIQDELAFFDDKLFITLAGRYTTVKENANRETREDHKFTPRIGISYKIGYQMNVYALYDKTFVPQLGIKRNGATVTPLTGNNIEVGIKNNWWNKRFQSTVAVYRITKNNHLSADPMNAPGENYVLQLGQTRTQGVEVDMSGKIAPGLQVNANYAYTDSEVTKETKGGVKGSRVSGYAKHVANVWLDYTFEAGLLRDFSLMAGMTFMGDRQTWAFGGGEPLPDYTRVDAGASWKKDDLKISLLVNNLFDRYLYNGAYYNSRGGFYYWRPEDPMNLKLSLTYSF, encoded by the coding sequence ATGAAAAAATCAGTTATCCGTTTATCTCTTCTTTTTTTGCTCCAAGGGTCCGTAGCATGGGCACAAGAAGCACAAGATAGTTTAGCAATTACCACTCGTCAATTGGATCAGGTAGTCATTACTTTAGATGAAAATCCGTGGGTGAAAACGAAACCTTCAACATCGCTGCGTTTAAATCAAGCGATTATTAATATTCCTCAAAATATTCAGGTTCTTTCGTCCGAATTAATAGCGGCTCGCCAGATTACAACATTAACGGATGGAATTATTCGAAATGTAAGTGGAGCCGTGCGTTTAGAGGAATGGGGCGATGTATATGCTCGTATTAATATGCGAGGTTCAAGAGCTTCTGCGTTTCGCAACGGGATGAATGTATCTTCTACCTATGGTCCAATGGCGGAAGATATGAGTATGGTTGAGCGCATTGAATTTGTCAAAGGACCTGCGGGCTTTATGATGTCCAATGGAGAACCTTCGGGTATTTACAATGTTGTCACGAAAACACCAACAGAGCAAACGCGCCAAAAACTCGAACTCAATTATGGAAGTTATGATTTTATGCGAGCTAGTGCCGATATAGAAGGAAAACTAACTCCCGTTACGGAGCAGGTTTTTTATCGTTTAAACCTGATGGGAAGTAGTAAAAATGGATACAGAGATTATCAGGAGAACCAACGTTTGGCTTTTGCTCCTTCCTTTTTATTTAAACTTAGTGATAAAACCTCACTGACAGCAGCGTATAGTTATCAGCGTTTAAAATTGTCTGATTTTGGAGCGGATTATTTATTTTCTAAAGCAGGGTTTGCTACTTTACCGCGAAAGCGAACGTTTGGTGATCCAGGTTTCGAGCCTTCTATTATGAATGATCATAGTTTGAATACCCATCTGAAAACCCAATTGGATACTAGATGGACGCTACAAGCACAAGTGGGGTATTTTAAGTTCAATCAAGAAGGGCAATATATGTGGGTGACTCATATTGATGATGCAGGGGATTTTGTGCGAACTAGCAATTTGTGGGATGCGGAGAACAAAGCATTAGTGGGCCAGGTTTTCGTTACAGGTGAATGGAAAACAGGAAAAATAAAACACAATATTTTAGCTGGATTAGATCTTGGACATAAGCGCTATTTAGTGGATTGGAGTCAAAAGTTTGATTATGATTCCATCGGGAGTTTCAATATTTACAATACGGCCTATCAAAAACCTATTTACGGGTATCCAAACTTTGATCGAAGTCAACCTTTAAAACAACGCGTGGCTCAATTTGGTATTGGACAAGCAGATGTTGGGCAAAGTTATACGGGAATTTACATCCAAGATGAACTCGCTTTTTTTGATGATAAGCTTTTTATTACGCTTGCTGGACGTTATACAACTGTCAAAGAGAATGCCAATCGCGAGACGCGAGAAGATCACAAATTCACACCGCGAATAGGAATAAGCTATAAGATTGGTTATCAAATGAATGTATATGCGTTGTATGACAAGACGTTTGTCCCTCAATTGGGTATAAAGCGAAATGGAGCTACTGTAACACCGCTAACAGGAAATAATATCGAAGTAGGGATAAAGAATAATTGGTGGAACAAGCGCTTTCAGTCTACAGTAGCGGTGTATCGCATCACAAAAAACAACCATTTATCTGCAGACCCTATGAATGCTCCGGGGGAGAATTATGTTTTGCAATTAGGACAAACCCGTACACAAGGTGTAGAAGTGGATATGAGTGGTAAAATAGCTCCTGGGTTGCAAGTCAATGCCAATTATGCCTATACAGATTCAGAAGTAACCAAAGAAACCAAAGGAGGAGTGAAAGGTAGTCGAGTAAGTGGTTATGCTAAACATGTGGCAAATGTATGGTTGGATTATACTTTTGAGGCAGGACTTCTACGCGATTTTTCGTTGATGGCTGGAATGACCTTTATGGGAGATCGTCAAACATGGGCTTTTGGTGGTGGTGAACCTCTTCCAGATTATACTCGTGTAGATGCAGGTGCAAGTTGGAAAAAGGATGATTTGAAAATTTCATTGCTCGTGAACAATCTTTTTGATCGCTATTTATACAATGGAGCATACTACAATTCTAGAGGAGGATTTTATTACTGGCGACCGGAAGATCCGATGAATTTAAAGTTGAGTTTAACCTATAGTTTTTAA
- a CDS encoding helix-turn-helix transcriptional regulator: MLQSIPQQSFSIDKHHQEGKEYQMDITIIQTPIAVIKHGIYTAEHDFYHTVVPTKESILTCSCIQGSSLTLNHENLNIQEQGSLLFQEQAVPYEHLMKTDQNKKGEFLEIAVERRFIASLFEEEKDYLAELLEKQSPKLSFDLNLTTLQVLQQLIANPFQGKLAQHYLDNKIEELHLLQYANWSYQKEQKHPSLHKKDEEALHEVKHFINLHYNKSFTLLELAHQVGINQTKLKKGFKSLFGTTTFKYIHDLRMKKALEMIQSQTYTIYEIAEFVGYKHSHHFTAAFKKYYGQLPTQVK, translated from the coding sequence ATGTTACAATCCATACCTCAACAGTCCTTTTCCATTGACAAGCACCATCAGGAAGGAAAGGAATATCAAATGGATATAACCATTATTCAGACGCCTATTGCCGTAATTAAACACGGGATTTATACTGCTGAACACGATTTTTATCACACCGTAGTACCCACGAAAGAATCTATTTTGACTTGTAGCTGTATACAAGGCAGTAGTTTAACGTTGAATCACGAGAATCTCAATATACAGGAACAAGGTTCGCTCTTATTTCAAGAACAAGCTGTTCCTTATGAGCACCTAATGAAAACAGATCAGAACAAAAAAGGAGAATTCTTAGAAATTGCAGTTGAGAGGCGATTTATTGCCTCTTTATTCGAAGAAGAAAAAGATTACCTGGCTGAGCTTTTAGAAAAGCAATCACCAAAACTTAGTTTTGATTTAAATTTAACCACGTTGCAAGTCCTCCAACAATTGATTGCGAATCCCTTTCAAGGTAAATTAGCACAGCATTACTTGGACAATAAAATTGAAGAACTTCACCTCTTGCAATACGCCAATTGGTCCTATCAGAAAGAGCAAAAACATCCCTCCCTTCACAAAAAGGACGAAGAAGCTTTACATGAGGTCAAACACTTCATTAATTTGCATTACAACAAAAGTTTCACCCTACTCGAACTCGCTCATCAAGTGGGAATTAACCAAACTAAATTAAAGAAAGGATTTAAGTCTTTATTTGGAACTACTACCTTCAAATACATCCACGATTTGCGCATGAAGAAAGCGTTAGAAATGATTCAAAGTCAAACCTATACAATTTATGAGATTGCGGAATTTGTAGGATATAAACACAGTCATCATTTTACCGCTGCTTTTAAAAAATACTATGGACAGCTCCCCACTCAAGTAAAATAA
- a CDS encoding TetR/AcrR family transcriptional regulator, which yields MSKAEKTKQFIIEKTAPLFNTKGYAATSLSDITAITGLTKGSIYGNFSNKDEVIIEAFKYNVSLLRKKIGGALNQGDNPKEALLSFVAFYRNHWEYLVQTGGCVLLNAATEADDHLFFLKESVQLNFKAWEDRLVEVIKAGQVQGYFKPEIAADDLAALMVMLVEGGVLLSRTLANKRHLDIALDQIERMITIEMSS from the coding sequence ATGAGTAAAGCCGAAAAAACCAAACAATTTATTATTGAAAAAACAGCCCCTTTATTTAATACCAAAGGGTATGCTGCTACTTCGTTGTCAGATATCACAGCAATAACAGGCTTAACGAAAGGAAGTATTTACGGCAATTTCAGCAATAAAGATGAGGTTATTATCGAAGCGTTTAAATACAATGTTTCCCTTTTGCGAAAGAAAATTGGCGGTGCTTTAAACCAAGGAGACAATCCAAAAGAAGCGCTATTAAGCTTTGTTGCTTTTTACCGCAACCATTGGGAATACTTAGTTCAAACGGGAGGATGTGTTTTACTCAATGCTGCTACAGAAGCAGATGACCACCTTTTCTTTTTAAAAGAAAGTGTTCAGCTCAATTTTAAAGCGTGGGAAGATCGCTTGGTTGAGGTAATTAAAGCAGGACAAGTACAAGGGTATTTTAAGCCTGAAATCGCAGCAGACGACCTCGCTGCTTTGATGGTTATGCTAGTAGAAGGAGGCGTTTTACTTTCGCGTACTTTGGCCAACAAAAGACATTTGGATATCGCCTTGGACCAAATTGAACGCATGATTACAATCGAAATGTCCTCTTAA